Below is a genomic region from SAR202 cluster bacterium.
TCATCCGCAGGATGACGGACGAGATCGCCAAAAAGCGCGGCAGGCCCTTCTACGTCGCTATCCGAGTCGCCGCCAGTCTGGAGGCCTGCAGGCGGATCGGCTACGACATTGAGACGTGGGCGAAAGAGGGGTTGTGCGACATCATAATCGGCGGAGGTAACTCCGGCACGGATCCCGACTTCGAGATCGATAAGCTCCGCGATCTGACCAAGGGGACCAACATCCGGCTCTACCCGTGCTGGGACTTCGACAGCCGCCAGGAGACAAAGCGGCTTATCGGCCACAAGGCGTGGCGCGACAGGTGGTTCGCCGGCCTTTCGCAGGAGTTCTGGGGCCGCGGGGCCGACGGCATGTACATCTTCAACTGGCACGCCAACGCCACCATGCGCCGCGAGTCGCTGTCTTCCATCGGCTCGCCGGACACGCTAAAGACGAAGGACAAGGCATACACCGCCATTCACCGGGCGGTCAATCCCAAGGGCGGCCTGCGCGACGACGCCGAGCGCGACGACCGCATCTACGGCGAGGTGCCGGTCCAGCTCCACCGCACCCTCACCGGCGATGGGCCCACCTTCCACATAGGCATACACGATGATGTCGCCGCCGCGTCCAATGCCGGCACACTCAAGAGCGCGCGCTTGCTCATCCAGCTAGAGCACTTCGCCCCCTGGAAAGACAAAGTGGCGGTGACCCTGGACGGCAAAGCGCTCGGCGCGCCTCGCATAACTAACGTTGCCGCCGAAGACCCCAACTACCCATCCGACGTTGACGAGAACTCATGGCTCATATGGGACCTCACACCCGCCCAGGCGAAGAAGGGCCCCCACGAGGTCAAGGTGGTGCTTGTGGACCGCGACCCGCGCATCAAGCCGCCCCTCGTAGTCGGCAACGTCGAATTCTGGATCGAGTACAAATAGCCGTATTCCTCGTTCAGCGGCGGCTGCGCCACCCAGCGGCCGCCGCCAGATCAGTTCCGCGGCCAGGCGGGCATGCATAACCGAATTCGGCAACCATCGTAGGGGCGCACAGCAGTGCCCCCATTGCCTGCCAACCTTAACGGTTGCTGGAGCCGGGAGAGGGTGCATATCGGTGCGCCCATACGTTAGCGATGGAAAGAGCTCTGATAGGCAACGCGCATGCACGCCGCGGGCGCTTTGGTTGGCCGGCATTGCGGCTATCCCCCCGTAGAGACGCCCCAGCGGGGCGTCTCTACGGGGGGATAGCCGCAATCAGCCTTTTCAGATGCTCCACGTTCGTCCGCATGGCGCTCCCGGGCTTGCCGTCAGGCGCGCTGTAATGCGTCGCCACCGACAGCACGGCGTGCGGGGCGTGGGCGCGCAACTGCCGCAGGATGGAGGGGTAGTCCACGTCGCCTTCGCCGATGGCGCAGTAATCGAACTTGTTGCGGGTCCCGTCCACGACGCGCAGGTCCTTGAGGTGCAGGGAGTGCAGGTAGGGCAGGGCGTTGCGGAAACCGGCCTCGGCCACATCCGCCTCCCCGCAGTTCACGCTGTCCGCAGGGTTCCACATCAACTTCAGTCGCGGCGAGGCGATGCGCTCCTCCAACCGCTCGAAGTTTCCCGTGGTGTTCGCATAGTTCCAGGACAACTGCAGGACAACCACATCCACCTCATGCTCGTCCGCGGCTTGCATAACCGGCGCGAACGCAGCGGCCAGTCGCTCCATCTCGCCTTCGGAGATGATTCCCCCTCGCGTGGCCCATCGCATCGGCCACGTCGGCTTCCCCGCCGTGTACTCTCCAGGCCAGGCGAAGCTGAACACGCAAACTGCCGGCACGCCCAGCCGCCTCGCGGCCTCCATCGCCCTCACAACGTCTTCGTAGTCGCGCCGATACGCGGAGTTGTCCATGACCCTCGAGGGGTCAATGTCGATCGCATGCACCGACTTGAATGCGCTCGCGGCCCTTGCGACCAGCAGCTTGAGGCTTGCGCGTTCCAGTGACTCACCGATCGCATCCACCTCTGTACCCGACATTTGCGGCAGGCTCTTCTTGCCGGGGCCGTCGTGGAACCACACGTACTCCGCTCCGAGACTCCTCGCAGCCGCGATTGCATCGCCGAAGGGCATTTTCAGCTCATCCAGGAGCATGACGAGGGGCAACACCGGTCCTGTCATGATCGCGGCTCCCCTTCCACTTTTCCTATTAGCCGCCGCACGAACTCCATATTCGTTCGCATGGCGGTCTCCGGACGGCCGTCGGGCGAGGCGAAGTGAGTGGCCAGTGAAATCACGGCCTCCGGGCAGTGCTCCCGCACCTGCCGCAGCACCGTCTCGAAGTCAACGTCGCCCTCCTCCAGCGGGCAATACCGGTATTTGCCGCGAGGCCCGTCCACCACTTGCACGCCCTTCAAATGCACGGAGTGAACGTTAGGGACAATCGACTCGAAGCCGCGCACCAGCACGTCCGCCTCGCCGCTGTTGACGCTGTCCGCGGGGTTGTACATCATCTTCAGGCGCTTCGAGCCCACACGCTCAGCAACCCGCCGGAAATTGCCCGTGGTGTTCGTGTAGTTCCACGACATCTGGAACACCACCACCACATCCAGGTCGCTCGTCTCCGCAAGCTCACAGACACGGGAGAACGCTTCGTAGAGCTTTTCCATGTCCGCGTCCGAGATAACCCCGCCCCTTGTCGCCCACCTCATCGGCCAGGTCGCCTTGCCTGCGGCCTCGCCCGGCCAGTGGAACCCGAAGGTGCAAATCGCCCCGGCCCCGATTTTTTTCGCCACTCCGGCGGAGGCTTTGATGGAGTCAAAGTCGCGCCGGAAGGCTTCGTTTTTCTCCAGGGGGCCGGCATAGAGGCCGGCCAGCTCCGTTGCCGACAAGGCGTTGCCGGCCCGCACAAACAGGGGCTTCAGGCCGTTGCGGGCCATTGCGTCACCCATTGCCACAATCTCAGCGGGGGCCAGCGCTGTGATGGGCTTGCCCACCGGGCGGTCGCCCCACCAGACGTACTCCGCGCCGATGTCGCGCGCCAGCGGCAGCGCCTCGCGGAACGGCATTCCGAGCTCGTCCAGGTACATACCAATCTTGAATTTCATTGCCGGGTCCTCTTGCTTTCAGATCGGGCGGCTTCGGGCAGTATACATCCCATCCGCCCGCACGAAAACGCTATCAAGTCGCTATAATAGGGGGCGTTTTGCGGGCATATGCCACCAAGGCCTCAAGGCCAACCCAAGGAGACCCCATTTGAGACGCCAGCGGACTATCTACCACAACGATGCTCGGCACTACTACCTGTACGTCCACGACTCCCCGATACGGATGGAGGACGCGTGGAAGCCGGTCGACGAGGTCGTCGGTACGGCGGTCGATACTTTCAGCTACTGCGTTGAGCGCGGCGACGGCATCTTCTACCCGTCGAAGCGCGGCATGCTCTGGGGCTCCGACAAGCGCCCCTTCAAGTCCGCCACATGGTGGAACGCGTACGAGAGCATGAAGGGCCTGATCGACAAGGGTATCGACCCCCTCAAGCTGCTCGTGGGCCGAGCGCACTCTAAAAAGCTCGACTTCTTTGCGGACCTTCGCCTGGCGAGCTACGGCGGGATGCCGAACGAGTTCAAGATACCTGAGGGCGGCAAGGGCTGGGGCCACAAGGAAGTCCGCGACCACCAGATGCTCATTGTAAAGGAGCTCGTCAACGACTACGATATCGACGGGCTGGAGCTGGACTTCCCTGGCTTCTTCCAGAAGCTGAACGAGTACTTCCGGCCTGAGGAAGTCAAGCAGAATATCCCCGTCATGACCGAGTGGGTCAGGCAGGCCGTCAAGGTCGCCCGCGCAAAGAAGGGCCGCCCGGTCACTGTGGGCGCGAGAATATTCCCGTCCGAAGAGACCAACCTGCGCTACGGACTGGACGTACGCACCTGGATCAAGGAAGGGCTTGTCGACTTCGTCATCCCGATGATGTTCTTTGACCTGAACATGGACTCCGATATGCCGCT
It encodes:
- a CDS encoding sugar phosphate isomerase/epimerase codes for the protein MTGPVLPLVMLLDELKMPFGDAIAAARSLGAEYVWFHDGPGKKSLPQMSGTEVDAIGESLERASLKLLVARAASAFKSVHAIDIDPSRVMDNSAYRRDYEDVVRAMEAARRLGVPAVCVFSFAWPGEYTAGKPTWPMRWATRGGIISEGEMERLAAAFAPVMQAADEHEVDVVVLQLSWNYANTTGNFERLEERIASPRLKLMWNPADSVNCGEADVAEAGFRNALPYLHSLHLKDLRVVDGTRNKFDYCAIGEGDVDYPSILRQLRAHAPHAVLSVATHYSAPDGKPGSAMRTNVEHLKRLIAAIPP
- a CDS encoding sugar phosphate isomerase/epimerase encodes the protein MKFKIGMYLDELGMPFREALPLARDIGAEYVWWGDRPVGKPITALAPAEIVAMGDAMARNGLKPLFVRAGNALSATELAGLYAGPLEKNEAFRRDFDSIKASAGVAKKIGAGAICTFGFHWPGEAAGKATWPMRWATRGGVISDADMEKLYEAFSRVCELAETSDLDVVVVFQMSWNYTNTTGNFRRVAERVGSKRLKMMYNPADSVNSGEADVLVRGFESIVPNVHSVHLKGVQVVDGPRGKYRYCPLEEGDVDFETVLRQVREHCPEAVISLATHFASPDGRPETAMRTNMEFVRRLIGKVEGEPRS